A window of Komagataeibacter medellinensis NBRC 3288 contains these coding sequences:
- a CDS encoding ABC transporter substrate-binding protein, with the protein MADENTHTRPPRMLRRMVLPLLAAAGCALAGGEWVVSRQQARIVRRDDALLDGEPHDMTLSWAFAQASILYNIALRQDFLLQYHLNVQLRPGVMSGRDAIADLQAGRSMAAVAPVLSWLQAYQANPDLPVRLVMGLQAGTFRLLVRKRLRIAKIEDLAGRRIAVLNADMADRLFFSVILRRKGLNPDTAPNWVILPPDQIDDAVMAGTVDAVALHDPLAWQLMGNPALELVELVNSINGLYARRTNLALGVSINLLEQTPAAAVALVLALYNAARWLPGHMAEAATLLDGRIAGMPQESVLQMMRHEVLGISPVGNELKVQIARYVDELKLLGQFPDSLDSAGYARHISADILHHGLTAAP; encoded by the coding sequence ATGGCCGATGAAAACACGCATACCCGGCCCCCACGTATGCTGCGCCGCATGGTCCTGCCGCTTCTGGCTGCCGCAGGCTGCGCGCTTGCGGGGGGGGAGTGGGTCGTCAGCCGCCAGCAGGCGCGGATTGTCCGCCGTGATGATGCGCTGCTGGATGGCGAACCTCATGACATGACCCTCTCATGGGCATTCGCGCAGGCTTCCATCCTGTACAATATTGCGTTGCGGCAGGATTTCCTTTTGCAGTACCATCTCAACGTACAACTGCGCCCCGGCGTCATGTCCGGGCGCGACGCCATTGCCGATCTGCAGGCCGGGCGCAGCATGGCGGCAGTGGCGCCTGTCCTGTCATGGCTGCAGGCCTATCAGGCCAATCCCGATCTGCCTGTGCGACTGGTCATGGGGCTGCAGGCGGGCACGTTCCGCCTGCTGGTGCGCAAACGGCTGCGCATTGCCAAGATCGAGGATCTGGCAGGCCGCCGGATTGCCGTGCTGAATGCGGATATGGCCGACCGGCTGTTCTTTTCCGTCATCTTGCGCCGCAAGGGCCTGAACCCCGATACCGCGCCCAACTGGGTCATCCTGCCACCTGACCAGATTGATGATGCGGTCATGGCCGGAACGGTCGATGCCGTGGCCCTGCACGACCCGCTGGCCTGGCAGCTTATGGGCAATCCGGCGCTGGAGCTTGTGGAACTGGTCAACAGCATAAACGGCCTGTATGCCCGGCGCACCAACCTTGCCCTGGGCGTATCGATCAATCTGCTGGAACAGACACCTGCTGCTGCCGTGGCCCTTGTGCTTGCGCTGTACAACGCGGCGCGCTGGCTGCCGGGCCACATGGCGGAAGCCGCAACCCTGCTTGATGGCCGGATTGCAGGCATGCCGCAGGAGTCCGTATTGCAGATGATGCGCCACGAGGTGCTGGGCATAAGCCCGGTGGGCAATGAACTGAAGGTCCAGATCGCCCGCTATGTAGATGAACTCAAGCTGCTGGGCCAGTTCCCCGATAGCCTGGATTCAGCCGGCTACGCCCGCCACATCTCGGCTGATATCCTGCATCATGGCCTGACCGCCGCGCCGTAA
- a CDS encoding ABC transporter permease, translated as MATHAFQRLPTAPAGRILMLRLAAIVLSLFIIAGVLALSGHSPFMLAELIVRSTIGSRFGLEDLALFMCPLLLTGAAVCVCGTIGLWNIGAEGQFYAGAIAATGVALGLHGPAAMVLPLMTIAGIMGGMAWIAVPTLARAYAGVNEIITTLLLNFIASLLTYYLTTGPWRDRISGAQVSTQRLSVSIPEMWGIVHWGFPVAIVIVIGLALVLSRTRWGYEIRIGGANPEAARYAGIPVRLRIISVMLLSGGLAGLAGMFEVAGTVHRLQGGMANNFGYLGIVVAVLARGSCLSVIPAALLMALILDSGIVMQTQQLSASVVLAITGLILFLIAIGDELAHYRPVARTTTGEKAR; from the coding sequence ATGGCCACGCATGCTTTTCAACGCCTGCCCACCGCACCGGCGGGGCGTATCCTCATGCTCAGGCTTGCGGCCATCGTGCTGTCGCTGTTCATCATTGCGGGCGTGCTCGCACTTTCCGGGCACAGTCCGTTCATGCTGGCGGAACTGATCGTGCGTTCCACCATCGGCTCGCGCTTCGGGCTGGAAGACCTGGCCCTGTTCATGTGTCCGCTGCTGCTTACGGGTGCCGCCGTATGCGTATGCGGCACGATCGGGCTGTGGAATATAGGGGCGGAAGGCCAGTTCTATGCTGGCGCCATTGCCGCTACCGGCGTGGCCCTTGGCCTGCATGGACCAGCCGCCATGGTGCTGCCGCTCATGACCATTGCCGGCATCATGGGAGGCATGGCATGGATTGCGGTGCCCACGCTGGCACGCGCCTATGCCGGGGTGAACGAGATCATCACCACGCTGCTGCTCAATTTCATCGCCTCGCTTCTTACCTATTACCTGACTACCGGGCCATGGCGGGACCGCATAAGCGGGGCGCAGGTTTCCACACAGCGGCTTTCGGTCTCCATTCCCGAAATGTGGGGTATCGTGCACTGGGGCTTTCCCGTAGCCATCGTGATCGTGATCGGGCTGGCGCTTGTACTGTCGCGCACACGGTGGGGATATGAAATCCGCATTGGTGGTGCCAACCCCGAAGCCGCGCGTTATGCCGGAATTCCGGTGCGACTGCGCATCATTTCGGTCATGCTGCTCTCGGGCGGGCTGGCGGGGCTGGCTGGCATGTTCGAAGTCGCGGGCACAGTGCACCGGCTGCAGGGCGGCATGGCCAATAATTTCGGTTATCTGGGCATTGTGGTGGCGGTGCTGGCGCGTGGGTCGTGCCTGAGCGTGATCCCGGCGGCCCTGCTCATGGCGCTGATCCTGGATTCTGGCATTGTCATGCAAACGCAACAACTCTCGGCCTCGGTCGTGCTGGCCATTACCGGGCTGATCCTGTTCCTGATCGCCATTGGCGATGAACTGGCCCATTACCGGCCTGTCGCCCGCACCACCACAGGGGAAAAAGCCCGATGA
- a CDS encoding ABC transporter permease: protein MIALLTGMLATAVLAGGVLALAALGEVLAERVGVTNLGVEGLMALGAVMAVITVSSVPSPWIGLLAATVVGALGGLVFAFGAVVMRANQVLCGLATTFMGLGLSTAIGHNYAGQPVATTFGHVAIPLLSTIPVIGPAFFGQNILIIPIYVLLPLAVHVIMFRTRHGLNMRAVGENPAAADAAGIPVMTMRLGYVILGGALAGMAGGYLTLTYVPVWSEGMVAGRGWIALALVIFAGYRPVIVTLSALLFGLVTALSFVGQAHNWPIDPAFLNMLPYLGTMAFIIVPVVVWHRMRRIMAAPASLGQPYYRDVR, encoded by the coding sequence ATGATCGCGTTGCTGACAGGCATGCTGGCTACTGCCGTTCTGGCGGGTGGCGTACTGGCGCTGGCCGCCCTGGGGGAAGTGCTGGCCGAACGGGTTGGCGTAACCAACCTGGGTGTGGAAGGACTGATGGCGCTTGGTGCGGTTATGGCGGTCATTACCGTCTCCTCCGTGCCATCGCCCTGGATCGGGCTTCTGGCCGCCACCGTGGTGGGGGCGCTGGGGGGGCTGGTCTTTGCATTCGGGGCTGTGGTGATGCGCGCCAACCAGGTACTGTGCGGGCTGGCCACGACCTTTATGGGGCTGGGGCTATCCACTGCGATCGGGCACAATTACGCGGGCCAGCCGGTGGCCACGACGTTCGGCCATGTTGCCATCCCGCTGCTTTCCACCATTCCGGTGATCGGGCCGGCCTTTTTCGGGCAGAACATCCTGATCATACCGATCTATGTCCTGCTGCCGCTGGCGGTCCATGTCATCATGTTCCGTACCCGCCACGGGCTGAACATGCGTGCGGTGGGCGAAAACCCGGCAGCGGCGGATGCGGCGGGCATTCCGGTCATGACCATGCGGCTGGGCTATGTCATCCTTGGCGGAGCCCTGGCGGGCATGGCGGGGGGCTACCTGACCCTGACCTATGTACCGGTCTGGTCGGAAGGCATGGTGGCCGGTCGCGGGTGGATTGCGCTGGCGCTGGTCATCTTTGCAGGCTACCGGCCGGTTATCGTCACCCTTTCGGCCCTGCTGTTCGGGCTGGTGACGGCACTGTCCTTTGTGGGGCAGGCGCATAACTGGCCCATTGACCCCGCTTTCCTGAACATGCTGCCCTATCTGGGCACGATGGCCTTCATCATCGTGCCGGTTGTCGTGTGGCACCGCATGCGCCGGATCATGGCGGCCCCGGCATCGCTGGGGCAGCCCTACTACAGGGATGTGCGCTGA